One genomic window of Saccopteryx bilineata isolate mSacBil1 chromosome 4, mSacBil1_pri_phased_curated, whole genome shotgun sequence includes the following:
- the ISLR2 gene encoding immunoglobulin superfamily containing leucine-rich repeat protein 2, translated as MVPLWAVWLAWALTEVAGACPEPCACVDKYAHQFADCAYKELREVPEGLPANVTTLSLSANKISVLRHGAFADVTQVTSLWLAHNEVRTVEPGALAVLSQLKNLDLSHNLISSFPWSDLRNLSALQLLKMNHNRLGSLPPDALGALPDLRSLRINNNQLRTLAPGTFDGLSALSHLQLYHNPFHCGCRLVWLQAWATNTRVSLPEIDSIACATPTALQGVPVHRLPALSCAPPSVRLSTDPPIEESSSTLRAGMAFMLQCVAEGHPTPRLQWQLQIPGGTVVLESPVPSREDYGDRMEDGEEEGDGNRPTQAEAPTWSPAPAWPSPPATPRFLALTNGSLLVPLLTAKEAGVYTCRAHNELGANSTSVRVVVAAAGPPKHAPSTGEGADVQAPTSERKSTAKGRGNSVLPSKPEGKIKGQGPARGNILGETEAGPEEEAGEGEEAEDQVSSDPVGEQRCGHRDPSRYVSNHAFNQSTDLKPHVFELGVIALDVAEREARVQLTPLPARWGPMPGGAGGVGQRPLRRLYLCPAGGGAVVQWSRVEEGVNAYWFRGLRPGTNYSVCLAQAGEACHVQVVFTTKKELPSLLVIVAVSVFLLVLATVPLLGAACCHLLAKHPGKPYRLILRPQVPDPMEKCIATDFDPRASYLESEKSYPAGGEAGGEEPEEAPEADLDENVEQGDPGGDLKREESLAACSLVESQSKANQEEFEASSEYSDRLPLGAEAVNIAQEINGNYRQTVG; from the coding sequence ATGGTGCCCTTGTGGGCAGTGtggctggcctgggcgctgacaGAAGTGGCGGGAGCGTGCCCAGAGCCGTGCGCGTGCGTGGACAAGTACGCGCACCAGTTCGCCGACTGCGCCTACAAGGAGCTTCGGGAAGTGCCGGAAGGACTACCGGCCAACGTGACCACGCTTAGTCTGTCGGCCAACAAGATCAGCGTGCTGCGGCATGGAGCCTTTGCCGATGTCACGCAGGTCACCTCGCTGTGGCTGGCGCACAATGAGGTGCGCACCGTGGAGCCAGGCGCGCTGGCCGTGTTGAGTCAGCTCAAGAACCTCGACTTGAGCCACAACCTCATATCCAGCTTCCCTTGGAGCGACCTGCGTAACCTGAGCGCGCTACAGCTGCTCAAAATGAACCATAACCGCCTGGGCTCGCTTCCCCCGGATGCACTCGGTGCGCTGCCGGACTTGCGCTCTCTCCGCATCAACAACAACCAACTGCGTACCCTGGCTCCCGGCACCTTCGACGGGCTAAGTGCACTGTCACACCTGCAACTCTATCATAACCCCTTCCATTGCGGTTGCAGACTTGTGTGGCTGCAGGCCTGGGCCACGAACACCAGAGTCTCGTTACCCGAGATCGACTCCATTGCGTGCGCAACGCCAACCGCGCTACAAGGCGTTCCGGTGCACCGCTTGCCGGCTCTATCTTGTGCACCACCCAGTGTGCGTCTGAGTACCGACCCGCCCATCGAGGAGTCGAGCAGCACCCTGCGCGCCGGCATGGCATTCATGTTACAGTGCGTCGCGGAAGGACACCCTACGCCCCGCCTGCAGTGGCAACTTCAGATCCCGGGTGGCACCGTAGTCTTAGAGTCGCCGGTCCCCAGCAGGGAGGACTACGGGGACAGGATGGAAGacggagaggaagaaggagatgggaacaggcCGACCCAGGCAGAGGCCCCAACCTGGTCTCCGGCACCCGCTTGGCCCTCGCCCCCAGCCACCCCACGCTTTCTGGCACTCACGAACGGCTCCCTTTTGGTGCCCCTCCTGACTGCCAAGGAAGCAGGCGTCTACACATGCCGTGCTCACAACGAGTTGGGCGCCAACTCCACCTCAGTACGTGTAGTAGTAGCGGCTGCCGGGCCTCCAAAGCACGCTCCCAGCACCGGGGAAGGCGCGGATGTGCAGGCCCCGACCTCTGAGCGCAAGTCCACAGCCAAAGGCCGGGGTAACAGTGTCCTACCCTCTAAGCCCGAGGGCAAAATCAAAGGCCAAGGCCCAGCCCGGGGTAACATCCTTGGGGAGACAGAGGCGGggcctgaggaggaggcaggcGAGGGAGAGGAGGCGGAAGACCAGGTCTCGTCGGACCCGGTGGGGGAGCAGCGATGTGGTCACAGGGACCCCTCACGGTACGTGTCCAATCACGCGTTCAATCAGAGCACCGACCTCAAACCGCACGTCTTTGAGCTGGGTGTCATTGCGCTGGACGTGGCGGAGCGCGAGGCGCGGGTGCAACTGACGCCGCTGCCGGCGCGCTGGGGCCCTATGCCTGGCGGGGCTGGGGGAGTTGGGCAGCGGCCCCTGCGCCGACTCTATCTGTGCCCGGCTGGGGGTGGTGCAGTAGTTCAGTGGTCGCGTGTGGAGGAGGGTGTCAACGCCTACTGGTTCCGTGGCCTGCGTCCTGGCACCAACTACTCCGTGTGCCTGGCGCAAGCAGGCGAGGCGTGCCACGTGCAGGTGGTTTTCACCACTAAGAAAGAGTTGCCCTCCCTGCTGGTTATCGTAGCGGTGAGCGTGTTCCTCCTGGTACTAGCCACAGTGCCCCTGCTGGGCGCCGCCTGCTGCCATCTGCTGGCCAAACACCCCGGGAAGCCCTACCGTCTGATCCTGCGGCCACAAGTCCCTGACCCCATGGAGAAGTGCATCGCCACGGACTTCGACCCACGTGCCTCCTACCTCGAGTCCGAGAAAAGCTACCCAGCAGGTGGCGAAGCTGGTGGCGAGGAGCCAGAGGAGGCCCCCGAGGCGGACCTTGACGAAAATGTAGAGCAGGGGGACCCAGGTGGAGATTTGAAGAGGGAGGAGAGCCTGGCAGCCTGCTCGCTGGTGGAGTCCCAGTCCAAGGCCAACCAAGAGGAGTTCGAGGCGAGCTCCGAGTACAGTGACCGGCTGCCCCTAGGTGCTGAAGCGGTCAACATTGCTCAGGAGATTAACGGCAACTACAGGCAGACAGTGGGCTGA